Within the Azospirillum brasilense genome, the region GGTCCGCAATCTCCGGCTTTCGCCGAGGGTGGGGCGACGCTCAGTCGGTCGCCGTCACTCGGCGGGGGCGGGCTGGGCCGGCAGGGGTTGCGTTTCGGTGTTCTTTTGGGCGGCCTTCTGGGCGGCGAGGTGGCGCGGGGAGAGGACGCCGAACCGGCGGGCCCACCAAGCGGTCAGGATCGGGGTGAGCAGCGAGGTGACGACGACGCTGGTGGCGACCAGGGCGGTGGCGGCCGGGGCGCTCGGCGCGAAGCTCGGCTCGATGGAGGCGATGATCGGCGGGACCGTCACGGCCGCGCCGGCGGTGGAGGCGGCGCCGATGCCGGCGGTGCCGTTGCCCTTGGCCAGCAGGATGTCGGCGACGACCAGCGTGAAGCCGGTGATGGCGATGACCGACAGGCCGAGGACGATGCCGAGCAGGCCGGTGTTCAGGATGACCGCGAAGTTCAGGTTGTTGCCGAGCGCGAAGGCGAAGAAGGGCACCATCACCGGCACGGCCTGACCGAAGAACTTGCGGAACTCCTGGTCCAGGTTGCCGAGCGCGAAGCCGATCAGGAAGGGCAGCAGGGCGCCGACCATGGTCTGCCAGGGGAAGGCGGCCAGACCGGCCAGACCCAGCGTCGCCATCGTCATGAAGGGGCCGGATTCCAGGCACATCAGGCAGAAGGCGCCGGATTCCTCCTTGGTGCCGTACTGCTGCATCAGCGCCATGTACATGCCGCCGTTGGTGTCGTTCATGGCGGCGATGATCGCCAGCACCGACAGGCCGGTGAAGAAGCCCGAACTGACGCCCTCGTGCGGGATGAACCAGGAGGCGACGATGCCCATGGTGGCGGCGGTGAGGATCTTCACGGTGACGAGCACGCCGCTCTTGCGCAGGACCAGCGGGGTGGCCTTCAGGCTGATGCTGGCGCCGATGCAGAAGAACCAGACGGAGAGGATCGGCAGGGTGCCGGTGATCAGGCCGTTGGTGAAGGACCCGAAGAACTTGCCCGTGTTCGGCGCGAAGGTGTTCAGGCAGGCGCCGAGGAACAGGGGAAGGGATCATCATGCCGCCGGGAATGCGGTCGATGCGGGATTTGATGTTCATAGTCGGTACTCCTGGGGCGGTCCGACTGGGCCGTCGATGAAAAGTCCGGGAAAAGTCCGGGGTGGTGATTGCCGATTGCGGCGCAGGAAGGGGGAGCGTGCCGCGCATCCCCAGCGGGAGCGGCACCGGGCCGGTGGCCTTGAGGTCTGTCCAGGGATCGCGTCGTCGATGTCGTGGATACTAGTATATCAGCGCCGCGACGCAAGTCAGGAGAACTGCGTATCCCGCCGGCTGACATTCTGTCGCACGTCCTGGGGTGGTGGCTCGGCGCTGCCGCTCGCGTGCGTCGGGACGACCCTTCCCGTGTCGGAAAGCGCAAGCGTGGCAACAGCTTGCAAAGCTTCGTGGACGCGATGGTAGGCGGCCTCGATGCGCTGGATGGCCTCCTCGGCGGCGGCCAGCCGGGCGGTTTCCTGGAACAGGGCGAGGGCAGCGCGGCCGAAATCCTCGAAGCGCGCGTGCAGGCCGTGGTCGTCTAGGGCGAAGACCGGCGTGGTCAGGAAGGCCCGCCGCAGGGCGTCGGCGTCGCGCTCCAGGGCGGCGATACGCGCGGTCGGCAGCTTGGAGGTCCGGGGCATGCCGCGGCTCCTTCAAAGGGTGTTTTCAAAAATCGGGGTTTGAAAACTGGTATTTTAGTTTTTGTGGGCCGCGTTGCCCCCACCCTAACCCTCCCCCGCTGACGCAGGGGAGGGGACTGCCGCCGCTTCGCAACAATCTCCTTCCTCTGCGCAGCGGGGGAGGGCTGGGGTGGGGGCAAGAGTGACTTCGCCCTTACTTGGCGTTGGCCATGGCGACGGCGGTGTCGCTCATGCGGTTGGAGAAGCCCCACTCGTTGTCGTACCAGGTCATGATGCGGACGAAGTTGCCGTCGATGACCTTGGTCTCGTTCAGCGCGAAGATCGAGCTGTGCGGGTCGTGGTTGAAGTCGGTGGAGACCAGATCCTCGGTGTAGGCGCCCAGGATGCCCTTGAGCGGGCCGTTGGCGGCCTCGGCGATCGCCTTGGTGATCTCCTCCACCGAGGTGGCGCGCTTGGCGGTGAACTTGAAGTCGACGACCGAGACGTTGGGCGTCGGCACGCGCATGGCGGTGCCGTCCAGCTTGCCCTTGAGCTCGGGCAGCACCTTGCCCACCGCCTTGGCCGCCCCGGTCGAGGTCGGGATCATGTTCAGCGCCGCGGCGCGGGCGCGGTGCAGGTCCTTGTGGTTGGTGTCGACGATGCGCTGATCCCCCGTGTAGGAGTGGATCGTCGTCATGAAGCCCTTCTCGATGCCGATCAGGTTGTTCAGCACGAAGGCCACCGGGGCCAGGCAGTTCGTCGTGCACGACGCGTTCGACACGATGCGGTGATCGGCTTTGAGCTGGTCGTGGTTGACGCCGTAGACCACCGTGATGTCCTCGTCGGTGGCCGGGGCGGAGATCAGCACCTTCTCCGCACCCGCTTCCAGATGCTTGGCGGCGTCGGCGCGCTTGGTGAAGATGCCCGAGCATTCCATGGCGATCTGGATGCCCAGATCCTTCCACGGCAGCTTGGCCGGGTCACGCTCCTGCACGACCTTGATCGAGTGGCCGTTGACGATCAGCTCGCCGTCGCGGGTCTCGATCGTGCCGGGGAAACGGCCGTGGACGCTGTCGTACTTCAGCAGGTGGGCGTTGGCCTTGAGGTCGGCCAGGTCGTTGATCGCCACGACCTCCACGTCGTTGCGGCCGCTCTCGTAGATGGCCCGCAGAACCAGACGGCCGATACGGCCAAAACCGTTGATCGCTACCTTCACGGACATGCTGTTCTCCGCTGGTGTTCGCGGCCCCGGATGGGATCGGGGGCGGCGCCGGCCAGGGCCGGTTGGAATGGGGGTACCGGATCGGGCGGCCCGCCGCGGCAGGGCGCGGGCGCTTCCGGTGTTTTCCGGTGTTCGCCATGATGTATACTAATATATCAGATTGACGTGCAAGAGCAGACGGTGGGCCGGGAGGTTCGCCGGACAAAATGTCGCGGTTGCTGCGCTGCAAGACAAACCGCGCCCGGCGCTGTTGGCCTGGATTGGACCCGTCAACCGGTACCGCCAGAGGACGATGACTTTCGACGACCGTGCCCCACGGCTTCCCGCCGCCCGCTTCCGCGCCTTGCGCGGCCTGCTCGCCCTCCTTCTCCTGCTGACCGCCGCGCTGGGAGGCATGGCGACTCCGGCGTCGGCCCAGATCCCGACGCCCGCCCCGCCGGCCCAGGCCGAGCCGGCGCCCAATCCGGAGGAGATCGCCCGCCTGCGCCAGACGCTGGAGGACCCGGGTCGCCGTGCCGCCCTGCTCGGCCAGCTCCGCGCCCTGGAGCAGGCGGAGGCCGCCACCGCGCCGACGGAGCCGGAGGGGATCGGCACCCGCCTGCTCACCTTGCTGTCGGATCGGCTCGACGGGCTGGGGCAGGAGGCCGCGCTGGCCGGCGACGCCCTGCTGAACGCGCCGCAGGGGCTGCATTGGCTGGAGCGGCAGGTGTCCGACCCGGCGCAACGCGCCGCCTGGGGCTGGCTGGCCGCCGAGCTGGTGCTGGTGGTGGTGGTCGGGCAGGGCGTCCGGCTGATCGCCATCCGCACGCTGCGACGCCCGCGCGCGATGCTGGCGGCCCGGCCCATCCATTCCGCCATCGCCAAGGTGCCGCTGCTGCTGGTGCGGTCGCTGTTCGATCTGGCGCCCATAGTGGCCTTCGCCGCCGCCGGCTTCGGCGTGCTGGCGCTGTTCGACCCGCCGCCGGTGGTGCGGGTGCTGGGCGTCACCTTCCTCAACGCCAGCATCTTCGTGCAGATCGTGCTTCTGGTCGTCCGGGCGCTGCTGGCCCCGGCCTCGCCCAACCTGCGGCTGATCCCGATGAGCGACGGCTCGGCCCTGCGCCTGCTGCGCTGGTGCCGGACCATCGCCATCACCACGCTCTACGGCCTGTTCCTAGCCGAGGCGGCTCGGCGGCTCGGCTTGCCGGCGCAGAGCCACAGCGCGCTGGTGACCCTGGTCGGCCTGATCGTCGCCGTCATGCTGGCGGTGCTGGTGCTGCAGAGCCGGGAGGCGGTGGCCGCTCGGCTGCGCGGCGGCATCGCGGCGGCGCAGCCGCTGTCCGACGCGGTGTCACCGCTTCCGCCCGGGCGGCGCGCCGCCGGGGCGGGGCGGATGCTGCGCGCCGCCGGCCGCCGCGTGGCCGACGTCTGGCACGCCATCGCCATCCTCTACATCATCGTCCTGTTCGGCATCTGGGCGCTGGAGATCAGCGGCGGGCTGCTGTTCGTGGTCCAGGCGACGGCGGTGACTCTGGTCGTCGCCGGCATCGCGCGGCTGATCGGTCGGGGGATCACCCGCGCCGCCGCGGCGATCCTGGAGCGCATGGACCGTCGGCGGGGCCACTCGGCCTGGGCGGCGGGGCGGCTGCGCCGCTACGTCGCCCCCACCGCGCGGCTGCTGCACGCGGCGGTGGCCGTTCTGGGCGGGCTGGTGGTTCTGAACGCCTGGGGGCTGGATGTCTGGGGCTGGCTGCAGACGGCCATCGGCCTGCGCATCGTGGCGTCGGGCCTGTCGCTTCTGCTGGTCGGCGCCATCGCGCTCGCCGTGTGGGAGGTGACCAACGGGCTGATCGAACGCCATCTGGCGACGACGGACCGCAACGGCCGGGCGATCCAGCGCAGTGCGCGGGTGCGCACCCTGCTGCCGCTGCTGCGCAGCGCCCTGCTGGTGGTCCTGCTGACGCTGGTCACGCTGATCACCCTGTCGGAGCTGGGGCTGAACATCGGGCCGTTGCTGGCCGGCGCCGGCGTGGTCGGTCTGGCCGTCGGCTTCGGCGCGCAAACGTTGGTCAAGGACGTCATCACCGGCCTGTTCATCCTGTTCGAGGACACCATCTCGGTCGGCGATGTCGTCAATGTCGGCGGCAAGGGCGGTCTGGTGGAGGGGATGAACATCCGCACGATCCGCCTGCGCGACTTCGACGGAACGGTGCACACCATTCCCTTCAGCGCGGTCACCAGCGTGTCGAACATGACGAAGGACTTCAGCTACTACGTGTTCGACGTGGCCATCCCCTATCACGAGAACGCCGACCGCGTCGTCTCCGTGCTGCACGGCATCGGCGACGAATTGCGCAAGGACCCGCGCTTCGCGCCGCTGATCCTGGAGCCGCTGGAAGTGCTGGGCGTCGATTCCTTCCAGGAGTCGGCGGCGGTCATCAAGGCGCGGATCAAGACGCTGCCCATCCAGCAATGGAACGTCGGGCGGGAGTTCAACGGCCGCATGAAGGCGCGCTTCATCGAGCTGGGAATCGACTTCCCGCTGCCGCAGCGCACGCTGCACATCGCCCGCGGTGCCGCGGAGATGCTGGCCGGGATGGGGGCCGAGGCGGGCGCCGCCAATGCCGGCCGGATGCGCCACGCCGGGGCGGCGGAGTAGGGTGGCTGCACCAACCCCCTCGGTCTTGCGAAAAAGTGACGGGGCCATGTCGATTTCGCTTGAGCCCGGCCGGCGGCGCAGCTATATCAGCGCTCCCGCGTCACCCCAAGGGACGCGGGATAAAGAGCAGACGATGCGCTTGTGGCGGAATTGGTAGACGCGCTAGGTTCAGGTCCTAGTGGCTGAAAGGCCGTGGGGGTTCGAGTCCCTCCAAGCGCACCAACACTTCTTGTGTTGGTCTGAGATTATAGTGGGGCCATAGCTCAGCTGGGAGAGCGCTACAATGGCATTGTAGAGGTCAGGAGTTCGATCCTCCTTGGCTCCACCATCATGAAGCCAGCAACCTTGACGGGTTGCTGGCTTTTCCTTTTTCGCGGCCCCTTCCGCCATCGGAAGCAGGACCGAGTGGCCCGCTCATGCCGCGGCGGCGACCAGCAGAGCGATGGTCAGCGCCACGGCGTCCTCGATCAGCGCCGCCGGCCAATCGCGGCCGAAGGCGGCGGCCATGCGCCGGCGCGCCGCATAACCGAGGAGCGTGCCGACGACCGCGCCCAGCCCACCCGCGATCAGGCCAACAACCCAGACGCCCGCGTTCCAGACGCCCGCGTTCGCGCCAATGGCAGCGCCCGCGATGGCGCCGCCCACAATGCGGCTGGCGAAGGGGAAGGGGCGTTTGCGGCTGGGGGTGCTCGGCAGCTTGTCGGTGACCAGCTCCGCCACCGCCATCGCGGTGAAGACCCAGGGCGAGACCGGGTGGCCGAGGAAGAACAGCCAGCTTCCCGACAGGTCGAGCCAGCCGCCATAGGCGGCCCAGGACACCGCCGCCGGCGCCAGCAGGGTGCGCGAACCGGAAACGGCGCCGATCAGGACGGCGAGGATCACAACAGTCGTCACGATGGTCTCCGGGTCAGTCGGTCCGGCGGTCGCGCAGGGCTTTGAACAGGGTCCGGACTGCCCCGGCGCGGGTGCCGGGACCGCCATGGAGCAGGCGGAGCGCCGCCAGCATCAGCGCCGCGTCGCCGTTGCGCGGCGGGTCGATGTGGAGAAGCCGCCGGCCGCGCCGCACCGAGACGGTCTTCACCCGCGTCATCTCCAGCAGCCCTTCGGCGCCGCGCGTGACCCCCCAGCCGCTGGCGCGGCGTCCGCCGAAGGGCAGGCGGGGGTCGGCGGTCGGCACGATCAAGTCGTTGACCGTCACCGTTCCGGCGTCCAGCCGCCCGGCCAGCGCACGCGCCTCCTCCTCCGGCCCGAAGACCGAGGCGCCGAGCGCGTACGGGCTCTGCGCGGCGGCCTCCAGCGCCTCCTCGACGTCGCGGACGGGCACCAGCGACAGGATGGGGGCGAACAGCTCCTCGCGCAGCAGCGCCATGCCCGGCCGCGCGTCGGCCACGATCAACGGCGCCATCGCCGGGTCGGCGTCCTCGGGCAACGGGCCGAGCGGGCGGGCGCCCTCCGCCATCGCCGCGCGGACCAGCCCGACCAGCCGGCGCCGCACCGGCAGGGGCACCGCCGCCGGCGGAATCGCCGCCACGCTGCGCGTCAAGGAATGCTCCAGCTCGGCGGACAGGGCGCGCGGCACGAAGACCCGGCGCGGCGCGATGCAGGTGGCGGAGCCGTTGAGGCGCAGGCCGAAGGCCAGCGCGCGGGCGACCGTGTCGAGGTCGGCCCCCGGCAGGACGAAGACCGCGTCGTTGCCCGACAATTCCATGGTGGAGGGCACCAGCGCTTCGGCGAGCTGGCGGGCCACCGCCCGGCCGGTGGCGGCCGATCCGGTCAGCACAAGCTTGTCGATGCCGGCGGTGATTGCGTCGGACACCGCGTCGGGGGACTCGTCCAGAAGCTGGAACAGGCCGTCCGGCAGACCGGCCTCGGCCAGCCAGTCCGCCAGCCGTTCCATCGGCGCGGAGCAGCCGGGCGCCGGCTTGACCAGCACGGCGTTCCCGGCGGTCAGCGCCTGAAGCGCCTGCACTCCCGGCAGCAGCAGCGGGTAGTTGGACGGGCCGACGATCAGGACGGTGCCGAACGGCTCCCGCCGCACCTCCGCCGTGACTCCGAACAGCCAGACCGGGCGGCCGCGAGCCCCCAGGCGCCGCGGGGCCAGCAGCGCGGCGGCCTCGCGCTCCAGGAAGCGGCAGGCCTCGGCCAGCGGCAGGACCTCCGCGCTCAGGCTCTCGGCCGCGCTGCGTCCGGGGCGGGTCGCCAGCGTTTGCACAAGATCCTCTGCATCTGCCGCGATACGGCGACGGATGTTGCGGATGATGGATAGTCTTTCGGCTGTATTGCCGCCGGCCCATGCCGCCCGCGCAGACGAAAATGGATCGCTGGTCCCGTTTGTCCAAGGGGTTACACCTGGAGAGGTGGGATTGTGGCTGTGATCCATTCTTGGTCCATGTTCGTAACTGCCTTCACACAAGTCGTCAGCTCGGGAGCGTTTGGCAAGCGGATGGAACGGCAAGTCGTGATCATTGGCGCTGGGCCGGGTGGATTGGCATCCGCAATGCTTCTGGCGCTCACCGGGGCGAAGGTCACCGTGCTGGAGCGACAGGACCGCGTCGGCGGCCGGTCGGCCGGCTTCGCGCTCGACGGGTACCGTTTCGACAGCGGGCCGACCTTCTTCCTCTATCCCCGCATCCTGGAGGAGATTTTCGAGGCTTG harbors:
- a CDS encoding DUF4126 family protein, whose amino-acid sequence is MTTVVILAVLIGAVSGSRTLLAPAAVSWAAYGGWLDLSGSWLFFLGHPVSPWVFTAMAVAELVTDKLPSTPSRKRPFPFASRIVGGAIAGAAIGANAGVWNAGVWVVGLIAGGLGAVVGTLLGYAARRRMAAAFGRDWPAALIEDAVALTIALLVAAAA
- a CDS encoding mechanosensitive ion channel domain-containing protein, whose translation is MTFDDRAPRLPAARFRALRGLLALLLLLTAALGGMATPASAQIPTPAPPAQAEPAPNPEEIARLRQTLEDPGRRAALLGQLRALEQAEAATAPTEPEGIGTRLLTLLSDRLDGLGQEAALAGDALLNAPQGLHWLERQVSDPAQRAAWGWLAAELVLVVVVGQGVRLIAIRTLRRPRAMLAARPIHSAIAKVPLLLVRSLFDLAPIVAFAAAGFGVLALFDPPPVVRVLGVTFLNASIFVQIVLLVVRALLAPASPNLRLIPMSDGSALRLLRWCRTIAITTLYGLFLAEAARRLGLPAQSHSALVTLVGLIVAVMLAVLVLQSREAVAARLRGGIAAAQPLSDAVSPLPPGRRAAGAGRMLRAAGRRVADVWHAIAILYIIVLFGIWALEISGGLLFVVQATAVTLVVAGIARLIGRGITRAAAAILERMDRRRGHSAWAAGRLRRYVAPTARLLHAAVAVLGGLVVLNAWGLDVWGWLQTAIGLRIVASGLSLLLVGAIALAVWEVTNGLIERHLATTDRNGRAIQRSARVRTLLPLLRSALLVVLLTLVTLITLSELGLNIGPLLAGAGVVGLAVGFGAQTLVKDVITGLFILFEDTISVGDVVNVGGKGGLVEGMNIRTIRLRDFDGTVHTIPFSAVTSVSNMTKDFSYYVFDVAIPYHENADRVVSVLHGIGDELRKDPRFAPLILEPLEVLGVDSFQESAAVIKARIKTLPIQQWNVGREFNGRMKARFIELGIDFPLPQRTLHIARGAAEMLAGMGAEAGAANAGRMRHAGAAE
- the gap gene encoding type I glyceraldehyde-3-phosphate dehydrogenase — encoded protein: MSVKVAINGFGRIGRLVLRAIYESGRNDVEVVAINDLADLKANAHLLKYDSVHGRFPGTIETRDGELIVNGHSIKVVQERDPAKLPWKDLGIQIAMECSGIFTKRADAAKHLEAGAEKVLISAPATDEDITVVYGVNHDQLKADHRIVSNASCTTNCLAPVAFVLNNLIGIEKGFMTTIHSYTGDQRIVDTNHKDLHRARAAALNMIPTSTGAAKAVGKVLPELKGKLDGTAMRVPTPNVSVVDFKFTAKRATSVEEITKAIAEAANGPLKGILGAYTEDLVSTDFNHDPHSSIFALNETKVIDGNFVRIMTWYDNEWGFSNRMSDTAVAMANAK
- a CDS encoding aldehyde dehydrogenase family protein is translated as MDHSHNPTSPGVTPWTNGTSDPFSSARAAWAGGNTAERLSIIRNIRRRIAADAEDLVQTLATRPGRSAAESLSAEVLPLAEACRFLEREAAALLAPRRLGARGRPVWLFGVTAEVRREPFGTVLIVGPSNYPLLLPGVQALQALTAGNAVLVKPAPGCSAPMERLADWLAEAGLPDGLFQLLDESPDAVSDAITAGIDKLVLTGSAATGRAVARQLAEALVPSTMELSGNDAVFVLPGADLDTVARALAFGLRLNGSATCIAPRRVFVPRALSAELEHSLTRSVAAIPPAAVPLPVRRRLVGLVRAAMAEGARPLGPLPEDADPAMAPLIVADARPGMALLREELFAPILSLVPVRDVEEALEAAAQSPYALGASVFGPEEEARALAGRLDAGTVTVNDLIVPTADPRLPFGGRRASGWGVTRGAEGLLEMTRVKTVSVRRGRRLLHIDPPRNGDAALMLAALRLLHGGPGTRAGAVRTLFKALRDRRTD